A region of Periplaneta americana isolate PAMFEO1 chromosome 16, P.americana_PAMFEO1_priV1, whole genome shotgun sequence DNA encodes the following proteins:
- the LOC138692032 gene encoding uncharacterized protein codes for MNSVEESGPAALLGLKPSVSPSIYPSKRTRLLIDNNIMDEALIGAVFKREALWNPSDELHKNGVVLKKLWEDVAEELNKDGKYAVQMKYIKGRWKNLRAYFFKEYRKVGGKQHSAHGAEEISTSTWRLFDELKFLKNTTGVPHRDSSLLADSDTRSTADEGTMSCEEEIESSPLTLQPQRKKIRIPGNSKTDEKLLEIERKKIEIFEKESERERNGDHHFFESLLPYMAQIPLIRKLRLRSRIQDLILNELESLQSDISQPLTHFQSLQNNISQPNP; via the exons ATGAACAGTGTAGAAGAATCGGGACCGGCAGCACTGCTTGGCTTGAAGCCTAGCGTGTCGCCTAGCATCTATCCCAGTAAACGAACCCGTCTGCtaattgataataatattatggATGAAGCCCTGATAGGAGCTGTTTTCAAAAGAGAAGCACTTTGGAATCCGTCCGATGAACTGCACAAAAACGGCGTGGTACTGAAAAAATTGTGGGAGGACGTAGCAGAGGAATTGAACAAAGACGGCAAGTACGCTGTACAAA tGAAATATATAAAAGGAAGATGGAAGAATTTACGAGCCTATTTTTTCAAAGAATATAGAAAAGTTGGTGGCAAACAACATAGTGCTCATGGAGCTGAAGAAATAAGTACCAGCACGTGGCGCTTATTTGACGAACTGAAGTTCTTGAAGAATACCACTGGCGTCCCACATAGGGATTCAAGTTTACTGGCAGACAGCGACACACGCTCAACTGCAGACGAGGGTACCATGTCGTGCGAAGAGGAAATCGAGTCTTCACCTTTAACACTGCAACCGCAAAGGAAGAAAATTCGAATACCCGGCAACTCCAAAACGGACGAAAAGCTCTtggagatagaaagaaagaagattGAAATTTTCGAAAAGGAGAGTGAGAGAGAACGCAATGGTGACCATCACTTTTTCGAGAGTCTTTTACCTTACATGGCTCAAATTCCTTTAATCCGCAAACTGAGGCTAAGAAGCAGGATTCAAGATTTAATCCTAAATGAACTTGAATCCTTGCAAAGCGATATTTCACAGCCTCTAACACACTTTCAATCTTTGCAAAACAACATTTCGCAGCCTAATCCATAG